GTTTACAGTGAATGCTTTTGTTTATATGTTTTGTGCATATTAATTGAATATTGCCAAATGCATCAAAATTGCGCCTATTTAATGCAACCCTTGATGTTAAAATTGACCCTTAAAATCACACTGCCAAAGTCATtacattttggtacaccagaattacattcatttccaattaaaCGCTATGTTTGTTTTGCAGACGCAGTTGCAGTGCGGTGCATACGTTGGATTTATCGAGCGTATGCGTCAAACTGTATGCTTATATGGCTTGACAGAactggtagcagaaggtgaatgttgaacttttgttgcatacatatccagatgatgctgcataCTATTGCGTAGTGACTCTAGGTGTGATCTAAGCGTGAGACTTTCTCATCCATAGATTTAAAATGCATCGCAAGTGCAACTGCACTGTTCAGCTCACATCTGAAGGCTGGGAGGCATTTAGAACGTACTGCGGAATGCTAAAATATCCTAAAGATTATGATCACACTTCCTCAATTTAAATATTATCGCGACACCACACAAAAGATGGTTTCTAAACCAAACCAAGCTTGAGTTATCACCTGGACATGTTGAAATACTGTATATTCACGGCTAGAATAAAAACCTCCGTCATAACTGTCAATATATTGAAAAAAAATAATTACAGGGGGCAATTTGGAAATAAAATCACGTCTGAATTGTCCTCTGGAATAATGGACATTCTGGAGTAATAATTACATAACCAACGTTCTCTAGTAATACTAATCCTGTGCGAATAGCTAGTCGGTCACATGCACGCGATGCATACACATGCCACGTAAAAGAGAGCGGGGGTTGAGGGAATAAGGAATATTTTTCCTAAACAAATGAGAGATTTTTTTTCAGTCAGAAATGTCTAATTATGTTGCAACTTCAGTAACACGGACAGCGTGATAAACACTGATGTTCAATGGTGGTCACTGCAACAGGGAGGAGAAAGACAACGGGTGCTGGTCAGTCACTGTCTTATTTTTACACAGCAAGCCCAGCACAATCAACTCCCTCTAGTCCCtctagtcatttgtgtgtcttaattatttaatcaaacagtgtgcttaaagcatcagacaagctcaatatagttgatttgattaaaacacataggatGTGTCAATATATGAAAAAATCCAAATGGATTGGtcgaaataactttttttttgtcAGGGACATCCCTAATTGAGATGCATACTTCATCTGCAAGGTCATCATTCAGGTCACAGCACTAAACtctcccctacagcctggtgccACGGAGGAGTGTGATGTTCCAAACTGAAACAGGACTGCCATGTCCACCCAGAAAGCCTACACACTCAATGAATAGACTTACGCCAGTCCAGTTCTGCGGCTGAAGGAGGTCCAGCCTCCAGTCCAAACATAGCTCACAGGGGGTCAGGGTCTAATGAGACGGCTAGCAGCCACTGGCCAAGGGTCATTGCACTTCCTGGATCATGTGACTGTTGCAGCATTCCACTCAGTTGGACTGGTGTCAAAGTTCACCCAAAAGCTGACCCCAACCCCTCCCTTGGCCATACATGGCCACCCATTACAGGTGTGTGACGCAAATAATAGGGGTGTGAATGTTTAAACTAAATTGAGATAGTTAGCATTTAGAAGAAAGAAAAACTGAAAAACAATTTCTCACAAACTAAGTCACTGTGCTGTTATCACAAAACATATTCCTAGGGAAAGTTGtgtatttaaataaaggtgaacttgAGGATACTTTGGTAAATATGCGAGATACAGATTACCAAGACATATGCGCATGGTTCTTTCtgcctccctcatcctctctccatcttgctGGCTCGCCTGCTACTTTTCTTTGCCGATGATGCGAGTGTGTTCAGTCTTCGGTCAGTTGCGTGTAAAATATCCTAGCATATTCATTTATGATAGGCCCTGCTTTAATGCAGTTGTGAGACACACAAGCGAAGATGAAAAAAAACAAAGCTGTGAAATGAAATACAGGTCTGGAGGAGGGCTGAGGTACTTTGATGCAACGCCAAAACGCTACTTCTCCATCCTGTTTATAGTCAGCTTGCCAAGAGTGCAGTGACTGAAGCAGAAGACATGTGGATCATATCACAGGGCAGACCTGACAGCAGACACACATTACATCAAGGCATAGCAATGCTGATGTTAAACCCCCCGCTGAAAGAGTAAAGACCACatcggcagacacacacacacaatagtctTTCAGGTTGATGGATAATTAAGAATTAGGTACAACAAAAAATGCATTCTCACACTTTAGATACACTGCTCAGTTGAGGTTGAATTTCAAGTAAGTCTGAGGTTTGGTGTAAAGGTGAGTTAAGTCAGGTTTTTTAAATAGGTTAGTaatgaatggtgttgtaactaaCCATGCGGTTGAAATGGTTAGGGGTAAGTGCAAGTCTGAAGTTGAGTAGACGTACTTGTTCATGAGGTCAAAGCCCTGGTCTGAAAGCAGGGCTCCGAAGCGCTTGCGCATGTTGTTGTAGGGGTACTCTGTGAAAGTCATCTTCTTCACGGCAGGGAGCTCGTTGTAGCCCGGCCAAATCTTCTCGCTGGGCGACCCCAAGTCCTGGTGAGAACACGCATCAACACAGAGTTATTATGTGTATATGAGGGGTGGTCACCATTTTGTCTGGTATGTTCAGAACTGCTAAGTGAGGAGTACTGGAGCACAGTCAAGACCACATCTTTTAATCCGAGTTTTACAGTTTAGCCCAGTCAGACAAGCGCCACAGACAAGACCGTTGTCACACTGTCTAAAAGAGACTGGGTTATTGAACCGCAGTCCCTTTCTGAAAAATAGATTGTGACGTCAAATTAAATCCATTTAATCCGACTATATTATATTCCTAACTCTGCAACCCTATGGGGAGATCAAAAAACTGCAAAACTTTTACAGACtcctattacggactacaaaagggaagcacagctgcgagctgcccagtgacacgagcctatcagatgagctaaataacttctatgctggCTTCGAGTCAAGCGacaccaatttgcataccgccccaacagatccacagaagatgccatctctattgcactctacactgccctttcacacctggataaaaggaacacctacatgagaatgcaCGACAATGACTTTTCCCCCTCGggatactgaaaagatttggcatgggtcctcagatcctcaaaatgttataAAGCTGCACGATCGAATCATGACTGGTTgcgtcaccgcctggtacggtaactgctcggcctccaaccgcaaggcactacagaagggtagtgcgtacgcccagtacatcactggggccaagcttcctgccattcagtaCCTCCCCATACCCGGCGGTGCCAGAGAAAGGAccaaaaaattgccaaagaccccagccaccctagtcaaagactttctctctgctaccacacggcaagcagtggcagagagccaagtctaggtacaaaaggcttcttaacaagCCATTAGActtaacagctaatcaaatggctacccggactatttgcctTGTCCCCTCCCCCATTTTTACATTTTGTACACTGCtcctactctgtttattatccatgcagccactttacctctacctacatgtacatattacctcgactaaccattgctgtatatagcctgtgtatagcctcgctactgtcattTTATTGTTTCTCCTTAGTAAATACTTTAACACattttattttcttaaaactgcattgttggttatgggcttgtaagtaaacatttcattgtaaggtctgttgtattcgatGCATGTGACAAATTTAATTTGACTTGATTTTGATATCTAGTTTACcgtcactctgtggtccaactcaaactatctcaattgggttaaggttgggtgattgtggaggccaggtcatctgctgcagcactccatcactatctttcttagcctttacacagcctggaagtgtgttgggtcattgtgctgttgaaaaacaaattatagtcccactaagcgcaaaccagaggAGAGCATGTCGCTGAATgcggtggtagccatgctggttaagtgtgccttgaattcgaaataaaatcagacagtatcaccagcaaagcacccccacatctcctccatgcttcatggtgggaaccacatttGCGGACATCATCCAGTCACATACGCTGCGTCTCACAAAAGAAAATCTCAAATGTGGactcctcagaccaaaggacagatttcgattggtctaatgtccattgttcgtgtttcttggcccaagtaagtctcttcttattggtgtcctttagtagtggtttctttgcagcaatttgaccataaaGGCCCGACTCAAGCAGcctactctgaacagttgatgttgagatgtgtctgttacttgaactctgtgaagcatttatttgggctacaatttctgaggctggtaactcttaatgaacatatcctctgcagcagaggtaactctgggtcttcctttcctgtggcgatcccCATGCGAGCcattttcatcatagcgctttatggtttttgcgactgcacttgaagaaagttcttgaaatgttccagatttaCTGAccctcatgtcttaaagtaatgatggactgtcattgctctttgcttatttgagctgttcttgccataatatggacttggtcttttaccaaatatatctcttctatataccaccgctaccttgtcacaacacaactgattggctcaaacgcattaaggaaagaaattccacaaattaactttgaacaaggcactcctgtttattgaaatgcattccaggtaagtctttgtgaagctggttgagagaatgccaagagcgtgcaagctgtcaaaggcaaaaggtggctactttcaagaatcttaaatacattttgatttgtttaacacttttttggttactacatgattccatgtgttatttcatagtttttatgtcttgactattattctacaatgtagaaaatagtacaaataagaaaaaccctgggATGAGTTgcggtgtccaaacttttgactggtactgtaggagTGGGGTAAAGTGCTATTACGTTCCAGACAGTATGAAGTAAAATGGGACTTCTTGATCAAAATTAGCTAACCTTAAATATCTTGTTAATTTGGTCGATTTCAGATTTTCCAGGGAAGAGAGGTTTCTGGGTAAGGAGCTCTCCAAATATGCAGCCCACAGACCACATGTCCACAGCTGTGGAGTACTCCTGTGGAGAGAAAAACACACGCCAAAACCACAGTATTCCAAGGAACAGACAGCACTACATGAGTCTGGGTTGGAGTGTTTAGTCTGGGTGAGGACAAGCTTTGACTTGGTGCTATGTGTATGTAGTCTTGGGATATGTTCAGAACCATACTTCTACAATATTTGAAGGTGTACGAAGTATGTGTTGTGATGTCTGGGTGTGGTAAGGTTCACAGTCAGGCAGGGACTTGTTTAGGGTTTAGAATGGCACCATTTTGACTGTAGAGGGTCTTTGATGTTTGAGACATTTTGACTCAGTTGCTTTGCGTCTTTGTAGACCAGAGGTATTCTGACAGTATTCTTGTGTCTCCGAATACAGGTGTGTAATCTCGTTCatcattaggatttggggagggtAAACTTATTCCAGATCAAGTTCTGACTCACTTTGGCTCCCAGCAGCAGCTCTGGAGAACGGTACCACAGTGTCACCACCACAGGTGTATAGGGCTTCAGGGGAGAACCATACTCACGGGCCAGACCAAAGTCCCCCACCTAGAAGAGCGCAAGAAACATTTCAAAGATGCCTATGAGACAAGCACACCCTCTCACGCACATTAACATCATTATTTGTTGTCATCAACAAGCCTAGAGCCTAGAATGTCTTTATCCGAGCCATGGATGACCTAATCCTCATCGGAAGTTCCCAACCCACAGTGGTTTTAATATAAATGGGACAtagcataatacaaaacaagacatCTATGGCACCTTAAGGATCCCCTtgtgactgagcagcaggttggAGGTCTTCAGGTCGCGGTGGAGGATCCAGTTGTCGTGGAGATGGCGAACACCTCGCAGCAGTTGGATCATCAGGGTCTTCACTTCACCTGAGGCCAAAGAAAAAGAGGAAACAAGAGACATGAGTTCATAAACATTAGAACAATCATTTAAACCCCAGACCACATCGTCTGGGAAGAAGTACTAACCCTTTTGGTAGTATGCTCACCACAGAAGCATGACAATATTTGCTAGGTAAACAAAGGGAACCCACCAGAGAACACGTTTCATTTCTATTCCAAACAGAGTACCACTTACCTAGCCACATGATATGGGAAAATGGCTGGTGGACATTTGCATACCGCATGTAGTCCAACTCAAACTGTATCCCACAAAATTACCTGGCAGGAAAGGCTGTTTCATGGTCTCCATCAAGCTCTTCAGGTCGTGCTCCACGTAGTTCATAACAATATAGATCTTGTCCATGTTGCTTCCAACAACAATTTCCTAACATGGGAGAAAACGGGATTAAGTACGAGTTCAGCTATCACTAGTATACATTGCTCGTTTATCCATTTCTTTACTTGAATTTGTGCTACACTTTCAGATGAAAGGAGCTAAACAAAACAAATGTCTAAATATTGGAGGGGGGGGTTCCTCTAAATCAGGTGTGTGCCGCTCACCATAGAAATAGAGTACCAATATGTATTTCTATGCTTCTCACCCTGACAGTGACAATGTTGGGGTGCTGGGCCTTCAGAATGGTATTGATCTCTCTCAGAGACGTGATGGGGAAaccttctttctccttctccatctttaAACGCTTCAAGGCCACAATCTCATCTGAAAGGGAaaggtgtgttttagtgtgtgtccGAGTCCAAGGGTTGAAAATCGATTGCAAGGTAGCCCACAGtgacttcggaaagtattcataccccttgactttttcaacattttgttacgttacagccttattctaaaattgatttgtttttttcccctcatcaattgacacacaataccccataatgacaaagcaaaaacaggtttttagaaatgtttgcaaatgtaataaaaaaatcacttaagtattcagaccatttactcagtactttgttgaagcacctttggcagcgattacaagcttggcacatctgtatttggggagtttttcccattctctgccaatcctctcaagctctgtcaggttaaatggggagcgttgctgcacacctattttcaggtctctccagatatgtttgatcgggttcaagtccgggctctggctgggccactcaaggacattcagagacttgtcccgaatacactcctgcgttgtcttggctgtgtgcttaggtccgttgtcttgttggaaggtgaacctttgccccagtctgaggtcctgagcaggttttcatcaaggatctctctgtactttgctccgttcatctttcccgaCTTGTCTCtcagtccttgccgctgaaaaacattcccacagcacgatgctgtcaccaccttgcttcaccgtagggatggtgccaggtttcctccagatgtgatacttggcattcaggccaaagagttcaatgttgatttcatcagaccagagaatcttgtttctcctggtctgagagtcctttagatgccatttggcaaattccaagcgggctgttatgtgccttttcctgaggagtggcttccgtctgtgcACTagcataaagacctgattggtggaatgctgcagagatggccttctggaaggttttcccatcaccacagaggaactctggagatctttcagatgaccatcaggttcttggtcacctccttgaccaaagcccttctccccgattgctcagtttggccgggcggccagctctaggaaaagtctcgGTGGTTCCGAagttcttctatttaagaatgatgggaggccactgtgttcctggggaccctcaatgctgcagacatttcttggtacccttccccagatctgtgcctcgacaattCTTTCTCAgaactctacagacaattccttcaaacccatggcttggtttttgctctgtcatgcactgtcaactgtgggaccgtatatagacaggtatgtgccttgtcaaatcatatccaatcaactgaatttaccacaggtggactccaatcaagatttagaaacatctcaaggatgatcaattaaaacaggatgcaccggagctcaatttcaagtctcatagcagagtctgaatacttatgtaaataaggtatttctgttcttcaatttttaatacatttgcaatttATTTTTGTGTAGAATGAGGAAAACAATTGatataatcaattttagaatacggctgtaaagTAACAAGATGTAGAAAAAGTgaaggcgtctgaatactttccgaatgcactgtacctgttTTTTTGTCCTTGGCCCTGTACACCACACCGTAGGTCCCTTCCTCGATACGATTTAGACACTGGAACTCCTCGACACTGCGACACCCCTGGAAAACCAATGTCAATCAATACGTCTCTATACAATTTGCATGTGTGTACAGGTCTGGGtcaaatatgtttttgttttctgttaAATATTTCTTGGAATATTCTAATGGACCCCAATATACATGGTAAGCTAGGTCAAGCGCACCTCAGGTGTTTGAAATAAAACAAACATGTATTTGACCCAGGTGTGGTGTGCTGCCAAACACAGACCTGTAGAGCTGGCAGGTACTTGGGCAGCTCCTTCTTTAGCTCCACcggggagatgggaggggagtcAGGGATGTAGTTCTCCTCAAGTTCAGGGGTGGCTGAGTGGGAGTGAGACACCGACTGGGGGGTGACATCTCCCTCCCctgcttcctcctcctcctcgtcctcttcctcctcctcctctccactttcCTCAGTGTCATGGTCAAATCGGGACTCAGGCACTGGGATGGTTAATGAGGGGGCAGTTATAACTTATAGAAACAGGACAAAGTAGCATCTAGCAGCTGGTTGAGAATACCTCCTAACATTTTTAGATAAACAAGCTTCAAGACCAGTCAAAACAAACTTTACTCTTAGACATGACATAATAATACATGTTCAAATGACTGCCACCAGACAAATGGAGTAGGAAATGCCTACCTGGAGCAATATGGTTgctgttctctctttcttcctcaaaCTCTTCCTCAGACCGCTCATCTTCACTCACGTCACCTGGAACACAGACAATGGGTGGGTCCAAGCCATGTCACCGTGACAACACCGTAATGGTAGTCCGGGATAAGACATGCGCACgatctcacacacacaatcacaaaaACAGAGAGACATAAATTCAGCAGACCTGCAGTCTGGTCAGATTCTCCTGAGCCCGAACCcgattcctcttcctctccctcgctGCTAGATCCATCATCATTCTCCTCCTCATCAGAGCCTGACCCTGAACCTAGGAAAGAAAAATCCACTCCGTGTCACCGCCAAACTACCCACATTAACATAACACAAGGAGAAGTGTCTTGACTGAATATCTATAACAGAACTCCGTTACTGATTAAACATCAGTAGGAGTGTGCTTTGTTTTCATTCCTTTTTTGTTATGCCAATCTGGTGTAAAGTGACAGTGGGTTATGTTGCGACTGTAAATGAGTGTGTCTACCTAAGGAGGACTCTCCTGTACTGGTCTTCCTCTCGCTGTCACTGATGTCCTGGAGGTCAGAGAGAAGGTCCTTGTCCTCAGGCTTCTCATCCTTTGCCGCTGGACAGCAAACATGAGCAACCCATTATAAGTCATGGATTTCATTTATTTTGAAGCTAACTACCACCAAAGCAATATTTTCTAAAAACAACTTGATTGGTTAGTCTCACCACCAGTTCTGTGTGGCTCGCTGTTTTGCTCCAGTCTATCCCGGGGAGTCTGGTTGGGGTTGGGGCTGCGACTGCGGTGGCTCTGTTTGGGCTTGTCACCGTACTCATCGGGCAGCGCACGGTGGTGGGACGGAACTGTCAGAGGGGGACAACAGATTTAGCTTCCTTCACCAACAGCGTGCCCTTACATACATCAAAAGACGTACATCATTCACGCACACTCTAAAGCAAAAACTTTAACCTTGTGTGTGCGAATATGCATTTGTGAAGCCTGACCTTCTCGGCGCACCTCACGCTCTTTCCGGCGCTCCTctgcccttctctccctctccttctgctcacgctgCTCCTTCTGCTGCTGCTCGCGGAGCTTGCGGTCCCTCTCGCGCTGGCGCTCCACCTgctccaacctgtccctgtagTCCGGGGAAGACGGGGGAATCCTGTCAGGAGCTCTCCAGAAACCCAAAAGCCACCCACCCCACACCGTTAATGTCTGCTTCAGGgaagagtacagtatacagtgtgACAGGTAACTGCACAGTAAACGTGATGACTGAGCAGTGATTGTTTGAGGATCTGCAAGTTTAAAAGTAGACTAAGCAATATGACATCACAAGACAGTGAGGCGATACgcattaataaaaaaaaatgctgATGTATTTTTTGGGTAGTCTTTGCTCTTGAAACTTTTGTTCCAACTTGCCCCATTCTTGGGGGTCATATTCTGATAGAGGTGTACAGTATGAGATGCCACTGATTAACAGACATGTTGAGAACTTCATACGTTTGAACACAAGTGATTTGTTCAGTTGTACATATTAGCTAATACAATCCACGCTAATACacccaactgtgtgtgtgtatggtcacAGTAGTCGGTGGTCACCTCTCTCTGCGGGATTGTGCTCTGGCCTGTTCCCTGCGTTTCTGCCTCTCCCAGTCTCGTCGGGCCTTGTCCTGCTCCTCCCACTGCCGCTTTCTGCGCTCACTCTCCCTGTCCTTGTCTTTGGGCCGAACGCGTTTCCCTGCTGCTGTGATAAATACAAAATGTGATACGAGTGCTAATAGGTGCTACATATGCATAAATACAGTTTAACACTACATGATCCAGTCCCTATGAAGCATTCCACAGAGATACACGTCCCAGGATGGCAACATACCTCCTTCAGCAGAGTGACTGCGGCGGCGTCTCTTGTCCTTTCTTTTCTCCTCCTTTCTGTGGTGAGATTTGTCTTTTCTGGTAATTTGCTGGGGAGGCTTTATTGCCAGCGATTCATCCTCTTCTCCCCTGGAATTGGGAAGACTGTCTAGTGCCAACGACTCAACAAACAGGCTGCCCCTGTGCATAGCAGGGTGGCGTTCAGTTGGGACAAAAATGGGAGAAAATGTATTCAAAAGGAATAAGTTCAGTTTTGAAACACATTTTTTCTCCATTATCTGGCCCGCCTGAACGTGACCCTAATTCCCACAGCTCTTTTTTCGTATCCTCTTTACCTGTCCTCGGTGGAATCTTCCCGTATGTACGGGGAATTCCGGATTgttatttccatttttttatCCCGTAGTTCTCCTTCTTCCGGAGTGTCCCGTTTGGCTTCCCGATCATCCGTCTGTGGAACAGGGCACGGAACGCACTGGACAAGACATGAGAAAGAGGGGACATTATACCcattccccccaaaaaacatgTAGGGGAAAAAAAAACAGTATGGTAACCATAACAATGATTGATTGCACATATGGAAAGATTACAATAAAGTTTGAGTCACTGGTACAGGTATAGCTCTAGTCTGTGATACATTTCGATAAACATGATCTAATCAAAATGGGAACCAGCATCCTCTGATGGGGGAAGAGAAACAATGTGCCCCAAATCAAACCCTAGACCATCGTCAGGTGGAGATCTGAGCTATCGGATGTGTGTAAGCAATATGGCAAACATTTCACCTAGTTTATCAGGGGGAAAGGTGGAGCCATTTCCACATTCCTTATCCCAATCTTTTTTCAGATCTCCCCAAGTTTATAGGGGGTACTAGGGTCAGTTTGGGGCACCACAGAATCTCTCTTCCGTTTACATTTTTCAGACGTTTGGGCTCCGTACTCTCCTCCAGCTCCCGTCTGCGTTTCTTCTCTTGCAGAATTTCGTCGAGTGTTTTCACTTTCCAGGTGTCCTTTTCGTCCCCCATCAGCACCCGCTCGCCGcctgctacagagacagagacccccTGCTTCAGACTAACATGGAGGGCAATGGAAGAGCAGTGTGTACTGGTGTCATGTTAGTGGCAACTGTGGTATTCATGTGCAAATATTTCATTTATATTCATTTGGTGATGTAGGCCTGCATGTAGCCTTTGGACAATACATTCCAGAGTTCAAAGCATGCGTTTCATGATTTGCGCAAAGGTGTACATAGCTACACACACTATTTCACACCTCGGGACAAGAGGGTTGTACGAATAAGAATTTGATGGGTTATAATAGTCAAGATGGGTCTTGCCCAGGATATAGAAAAAAA
The sequence above is a segment of the Oncorhynchus nerka isolate Pitt River linkage group LG20, Oner_Uvic_2.0, whole genome shotgun sequence genome. Coding sequences within it:
- the LOC115102269 gene encoding cyclin-dependent kinase 11B-like isoform X6, encoding MGDEKDTWKVKTLDEILQEKKRRRELEESTEPKRLKNCVPCPVPQTDDREAKRDTPEEGELRDKKMEITIRNSPYIREDSTEDRGSLFVESLALDSLPNSRGEEDESLAIKPPQQITRKDKSHHRKEEKRKDKRRRRSHSAEGAAGKRVRPKDKDRESERRKRQWEEQDKARRDWERQKRREQARAQSRRERAPDRIPPSSPDYRDRLEQVERQRERDRKLREQQQKEQREQKERERRAEERRKEREVRREVPSHHRALPDEYGDKPKQSHRSRSPNPNQTPRDRLEQNSEPHRTGAAKDEKPEDKDLLSDLQDISDSERKTSTGESSLGSGSGSDEEENDDGSSSEGEEEESGSGSGESDQTAGDVSEDERSEEEFEEERENSNHIAPVPESRFDHDTEESGEEEEEEDEEEEEAGEGDVTPQSVSHSHSATPELEENYIPDSPPISPVELKKELPKYLPALQGCRSVEEFQCLNRIEEGTYGVVYRAKDKKTDEIVALKRLKMEKEKEGFPITSLREINTILKAQHPNIVTVREIVVGSNMDKIYIVMNYVEHDLKSLMETMKQPFLPGEVKTLMIQLLRGVRHLHDNWILHRDLKTSNLLLSHKGILKVGDFGLAREYGSPLKPYTPVVVTLWYRSPELLLGAKEYSTAVDMWSVGCIFGELLTQKPLFPGKSEIDQINKIFKDLGSPSEKIWPGYNELPAVKKMTFTEYPYNNMRKRFGALLSDQGFDLMNKFLTYCPSKRILSDEALKHEYFRETPQPIDPSMFPTWPAKSEQQRVKRGTSPRPPEGGLGYSQLGDDDLKDTGFHLTTSNQGASAVGPGFSLKF
- the LOC115102269 gene encoding cyclin-dependent kinase 11B-like isoform X8, translating into MEITIRNSPYIREDSTEDRGSLFVESLALDSLPNSRGEEDESLAIKPPQQITRKDKSHHRKEEKRKDKRRRRSHSAEGAAGKRVRPKDKDRESERRKRQWEEQDKARRDWERQKRREQARAQSRRERAPDRIPPSSPDYRDRLEQVERQRERDRKLREQQQKEQREQKERERRAEERRKEREVRREVPSHHRALPDEYGDKPKQSHRSRSPNPNQTPRDRLEQNSEPHRTGAAKDEKPEDKDLLSDLQDISDSERKTSTGESSLGSGSGSDEEENDDGSSSEGEEEESGSGSGESDQTAGDVSEDERSEEEFEEERENSNHIAPVPESRFDHDTEESGEEEEEEDEEEEEAGEGDVTPQSVSHSHSATPELEENYIPDSPPISPVELKKELPKYLPALQGCRSVEEFQCLNRIEEGTYGVVYRAKDKKTDEIVALKRLKMEKEKEGFPITSLREINTILKAQHPNIVTVREIVVGSNMDKIYIVMNYVEHDLKSLMETMKQPFLPGEVKTLMIQLLRGVRHLHDNWILHRDLKTSNLLLSHKGILKVGDFGLAREYGSPLKPYTPVVVTLWYRSPELLLGAKEYSTAVDMWSVGCIFGELLTQKPLFPGKSEIDQINKIFKDLGSPSEKIWPGYNELPAVKKMTFTEYPYNNMRKRFGALLSDQGFDLMNKFLTYCPSKRILSDEALKHEYFRETPQPIDPSMFPTWPAKSEQQRVKRGTSPRPPEGGLGYSQLGDDDLKDTGFHLTTSNQGASAVGPGFSLKF
- the LOC115102269 gene encoding cyclin-dependent kinase 11B-like isoform X7; the protein is MTFRRRRKRLSLPVVQDCAEYISAGGERVLMGDEKDTWKVKTLDEILQEKKRRRELEESTEPKRLKNCVPCPVPQTDDREAKRDTPEEGELRDKKMEITIRNSPYIREDSTEDRGEEDESLAIKPPQQITRKDKSHHRKEEKRKDKRRRRSHSAEGAGKRVRPKDKDRESERRKRQWEEQDKARRDWERQKRREQARAQSRRERDRLEQVERQRERDRKLREQQQKEQREQKERERRAEERRKEREVRREVPSHHRALPDEYGDKPKQSHRSRSPNPNQTPRDRLEQNSEPHRTGAAKDEKPEDKDLLSDLQDISDSERKTSTGESSLGSGSGSDEEENDDGSSSEGEEEESGSGSGESDQTAGDVSEDERSEEEFEEERENSNHIAPVPESRFDHDTEESGEEEEEEDEEEEEAGEGDVTPQSVSHSHSATPELEENYIPDSPPISPVELKKELPKYLPALQGCRSVEEFQCLNRIEEGTYGVVYRAKDKKTDEIVALKRLKMEKEKEGFPITSLREINTILKAQHPNIVTVREIVVGSNMDKIYIVMNYVEHDLKSLMETMKQPFLPGEVKTLMIQLLRGVRHLHDNWILHRDLKTSNLLLSHKGILKVGDFGLAREYGSPLKPYTPVVVTLWYRSPELLLGAKEYSTAVDMWSVGCIFGELLTQKPLFPGKSEIDQINKIFKDLGSPSEKIWPGYNELPAVKKMTFTEYPYNNMRKRFGALLSDQGFDLMNKFLTYCPSKRILSDEALKHEYFRETPQPIDPSMFPTWPAKSEQQRVKRGTSPRPPEGGLGYSQLGDDDLKDTGFHLTTSNQGASAVGPGFSLKF
- the LOC115102269 gene encoding cyclin-dependent kinase 11B-like isoform X1; translated protein: MTFRRRRKRLSLPVVQDCAEYISAGGERVLMGDEKDTWKVKTLDEILQEKKRRRELEESTEPKRLKNCVPCPVPQTDDREAKRDTPEEGELRDKKMEITIRNSPYIREDSTEDRGSLFVESLALDSLPNSRGEEDESLAIKPPQQITRKDKSHHRKEEKRKDKRRRRSHSAEGAAGKRVRPKDKDRESERRKRQWEEQDKARRDWERQKRREQARAQSRRERAPDRIPPSSPDYRDRLEQVERQRERDRKLREQQQKEQREQKERERRAEERRKEREVRREVPSHHRALPDEYGDKPKQSHRSRSPNPNQTPRDRLEQNSEPHRTGAAKDEKPEDKDLLSDLQDISDSERKTSTGESSLGSGSGSDEEENDDGSSSEGEEEESGSGSGESDQTAGDVSEDERSEEEFEEERENSNHIAPVPESRFDHDTEESGEEEEEEDEEEEEAGEGDVTPQSVSHSHSATPELEENYIPDSPPISPVELKKELPKYLPALQGCRSVEEFQCLNRIEEGTYGVVYRAKDKKTDEIVALKRLKMEKEKEGFPITSLREINTILKAQHPNIVTVREIVVGSNMDKIYIVMNYVEHDLKSLMETMKQPFLPGEVKTLMIQLLRGVRHLHDNWILHRDLKTSNLLLSHKGILKVGDFGLAREYGSPLKPYTPVVVTLWYRSPELLLGAKEYSTAVDMWSVGCIFGELLTQKPLFPGKSEIDQINKIFKDLGSPSEKIWPGYNELPAVKKMTFTEYPYNNMRKRFGALLSDQGFDLMNKFLTYCPSKRILSDEALKHEYFRETPQPIDPSMFPTWPAKSEQQRVKRGTSPRPPEGGLGYSQLGDDDLKDTGFHLTTSNQGASAVGPGFSLKF